The following is a genomic window from Platichthys flesus chromosome 13, fPlaFle2.1, whole genome shotgun sequence.
ATATGGTTTATCACAAGAGTCGTTATAAATTGCTTCCAGAACATTACTATACTCCACAGCAGTAGgtttctccttaacacctaaTTTTTTGAAGAAGTCTTTGTAAATTGTATCAATTACAGGAATTTTGTACAAATATGGTCTGAACTCTTTGTGAAAGCGGAAGAAAAGAGACGTGTCTTCAGTCTTCACAAGTTCTTTGTCCTTTTCAACCAATACAATGGGAAGACCAGCCAGTGGCCGACTGTCAAacgtgtttgtttgcaggaagGCGTAGGAACTTCGAAACACCATAGCACGGGTTTTAATCAACTTGTCAGTTTGACAGGGAGACTGACAGATGTTGCTCATGTTGCTGGTTACATACTGTGGAGGTGGTTGACTATGGGCACCTGAATTTTTCATCACCCGCAGCAGCTCCGGCGACTGATAAACTTGTAAATGTATGATCGGCATTGAAGACCAAATCAATTGTTGATGCTTAGGATCGATTTCCATCAAAGAGCCTCTGATTGTAACAGCACTTCCCTCAGCGACGAATGGTTGGTGATAGTCGCACAGTTCTTTTTGAATCGTCACGGGGAAAATGAACTTGATGTCCGCTATGCGCTCCAGCAACTTTtcgttgttttctttctcactcaCTTTAGTTAAGGCTTCTGTAAAGAGTAATGATGATTTATCTTTCAGCTCTTGAAGCGGAAAGTTATTTTTTGCTTCTGATTCAAGCTGGTGAGcaaaatatattatttcatcGTTTGACAGCACATGCTTCATTCCAAGTtctatgagcagcactttgacTTGTATTTTTGTTAGTGGATTTCTTTCATCAATCTCAGACCAAAATCTCTCAGGCACAAATCTCTCCTGGGGCAACATCTTCATGTATAGCTCGATGCTATCATCAAAAAAATATGATGCTGTCTCCAAACTGTCTTGGGAATTGCGGATCAATTTGACCGTCTTCATCGAGGAGATGATTTTGTCCTTGTATTCAGAGTAGTTGTCATCATGTTGCAGTGACAGTAAGAGCTGGAAGCACTGAAGTGCCAGCTTCTCTTCGAGTGTGTTTACAACAGGGAGAATGAACTTTATTAAAAACTCCATGTCAGTCAGGATTTTGATGTTTAGTGATTGTGACAGATGGTAGTTTTTGAGAAAAATGGTGTTGCTGTTGTGCAGGAGGACCAAATCCGGGAACTTCCCCAATTGTTCGCTCTTGAGAATAAATACCTCCTTATGTCCATCAATCCTCACTCTTTCACCAAATATTGTTTCAAATAATGGCAGGGACCTGAGCTTCCGCTGATAGTCTTGAGTGTCTTTGGCCTTGGCCACTCCAGAGTGCAGGAAGCTTTGAAGCTCACTTTTCTCATCAGAGGAGAGCTGGGAAAACTCTGAGGGGTCAATGTTAAAAAGCTGGTCCAGCACACAGCTTGCATCATTCACATCCATAAGCTCAGAGCTTAGAAGAAAATGTATCTGTTGATCTATATGCGTATCTTTGAAGAATGTATTGTTGAGCTTCATGAATCCAAGTTTGAAGAGGATGTCTGATCTTTCTGGGGCAAACTGAATCACACTCTGCAtgtctttcattgtttttaagaAGCACTTGTTGTTTAACCTTGGACACACAACCGGTAGAATGGTGCATTCACTGAAAAGCTGCCTCACATCGCTGAATGTCAGAGATTGTTCGTCACCACTGGCTGTTGTAATTTGACTTGCTAAGAATGTCCAAAGTGAATTCAACCAGACCAACATTGTCTGGTTTGGGACATGGAGACCACTGTCTGGATCAACAGCACAGCTATCAAGATGAAGCTGAATTAATGGCTTCAGATATTTTGCTGCAAGAGGAACTGTCAGACTTTTGACAAGGTTAAATCTTTGCAGAACAGTCATGTGATATCGGTTGGTCGTATAATCTGCAAATTGGTCCATGTAGTCAAAGAACAAAATGTTGTATGGTGATATCAGTTTAGGAGAATTGGAGTTGAACACTCTCAAAACTTTATCTCTTGTGAGGAGAAGTGGAAGCCCATTGAGTAAACTATCGTCGTCCTTGGGGACCTTAGGCAACAAGAGATCTTTTAAGCAGAATCCCAGGAGCTTTGAACATCTTTTATCATCACTGATCAGAGTTGAAGTTAAGGGCAGTGGTAATGCTTCATCTGTTTGCTTTGGGTCATGGAGAGGTTTTTCCTTCAGGAAAGTCCGTACAGTTGAAGGATTCACGTCTTTCAGTTCAATACCGGCAGATTTGAAGCTTTTCCAGACTTCTTGCATTTTAGTAGTAAATGGAACCAATTTCATTCCCAGATCTTCCAAAATGAGATTCATCTCCTCATCGCCTGAATGTGTCAGGTAAAGCGCCTTTGTTGCCTCAGTTTCTCTGATGTCACACCAGTCAAAAGAGTATTCAATGAATGTGTGGCCTGCAAGTACATGTGTTGATCTTCTCATCACAGGAATCACATTTAGACCTTTTTCCTTGATTGATCTGTACACCTCGTGTATCATTTCATGCCAATTCTGATCAACATCTTTGGACACAGTTggccaaaaaaacaaatacgaATGATTGAAGAGTAAACACAAAGATCTATATAACACCTTTGTCTTTGCAATGTTTTGGCTGATGTAATGAAGGAGATCTGCGTACAGTGGAGCAATGACACTCTGTTTCAATAATTCATTCCACTCACTTTTCTGACTTTGCCCATCTTCTTTCCAAAGGTTTCTCCTGGAAGAGTCTACCTCAAAGTTTGCGTTGATGTGCACTGGAAGTCCTGTGGTCCCAGGCAAAGGAAGTGAACAAAATGCTTCGcctttaaaatccaaacaaccaggagccttACTTTCATCCTTTGGGCTCACACATGCTGCTATTGCTGCTTGGGGAAGTTTCTCTGATATGGTTTCCCTTCCATCACTGTTTTTGAATGAGCCAAACTGCTCTGCAACGATCCACTTACTTTGTCTTTTACTTGAGGTTGAAATTGTGGTTTCATAAATTGTGTTGTGTGGTGATGCTACCTCGTCAGATTGAAGTGCTTCTTGTTGAAGTTTTACAAAAgcatctttttcttctctgcttttCTGGTGTAGATGTTTTTCAACCACATAGAGTGTTTTGAGTTTTCCTGAAGGATTGATTTCATGGACTTTGATTTTGCagatgtttttcaaaaaaataattaatccTTCAGGATCTTCTGAGAGAGCAGAGCACAGTTCTCTCATGTCATCGTCAGTGACTCCCTGCTTTGATATGTTGGAGCTGTTTGCCATGGTACCAATCCTCAGAGGTAATCTGAACATGGTGCCGTCTTTGAGAGAGAAATCGTCTGGAAGAAAAGATTTGTAGACGTCCATGATCATGTTCTTGAATTCATCAGCTAGGTTAAAGCCAATGCCAGGAGGTGGTTTGTCTGAAGAACTTTCAATGTATTTTTGATTGGGATCAAAAATGAGCAGTGATTTATCTCCAGTGAGGATTGAGGGGCAGTCAGTCAAATGGTAAACAGAGTTGAATCCAACCCCATATTTTCCTGTCTTTCCTGGAGTGTTTTGCTTCCCTCCTTCTCCCAGGTGTTGAATTCCAGCCAGGTCAGCATCAGAAAATACTTTGTTGTTGAATACACACAGTGCTGGACCTTGCAGATCGTTCCATTTCTTCCCAAAAGTTTTTTCTTTGCCATGCTGTCGTTTGTCCCACACAAAGTGGATTTCTGTTGCCTCTGCATCATCAGCATTTTGGATTAGCTCTTTAAGGATATCCTTTTTTGACGGATAGGCTGAAATGATGTTTTTGATTCGAACTGTCAGATCCTCATGCTGTTCAAATGGAAAGGCATATGGTGAAATGTCATTTTCATAGCTTTTCAGAGTATGATGCCTAGTTGTTGTTATTCCAAAGTGCTGAGCCATAGCACGTGCGATATTCTTGTGGCTTAATGTGACACCAGTAGCCACTGGCATCCATGGACTGTCATCGTAGAACAGCTCATTTGCAGGTTGCAAAACTCCATGTACGTTTGGTATCAGGCAGTCAACTGTTGCTTTCTCTTTTGCCTCAAATATCCCTTTGTTTAGAATTGTGAGGCACATTGACAGATCACTCTTTGGCAGGGGCTTGTTTCCATGTTGACAGTGCAAGTTCTGGAGCACAGTTTCAAACTGACTGATTGTGTATTTTTCCTCAACACCTACACATTTCCAGAGATTTGTGAAACTTCTGAAGCCTGGTGGAAGTACATGCAGGTACGGTTTTGCTTCAAACTGCTCGTTTTCAGCTACACAGttcacatttataaatgtactgcCTACAAGTATGAAAGGGAATGAATTTGCCCTCTGTGAGATAACAGTGGAGTTCTCAGGCTCACCGAGCCCCTGGTTTAGAAAGTTATAGCACTCATGTGCTCTTTCGTGAAGCATAGGTTGGTCAATGGATTGAGACTGCTTTGACATTTCTTCCAGCTGCTGAAGCACTATCTCAGGACTTGGACTGTCATGAACTCCTAAGATTTGTAGGACCGGATCAGTGCTGTCTATCTTCAGATTGGTACGATCCAGCACAGGCTGTGTCATGTCCACAAGAAGTCTGCATTTGTCACTAAACACATCAGTGGGCCTTCTGAGTGTTGCATTTCCTTTCATCGTGTCACCAGGTGAAAATGCTGGAAGAAATTCCGTCTTCCTGAGTGTTACCCATTGGGGGGAGTCTTCCTCATTCATGTGATGTTCCATAAGTGAAAGAAGGCATCTCAACCTCTCATATGCTTTCTCTCTGTCAGTGCTCCAGGTTTGGGGGATTGTGCCTGctttttctgtgatttcttcCAGTGGGAGATCGTCACTTGCCATTCCAAGTTCCAACAAGCGCTTCATCCTTTTGGGGGAGCAAAAGTCATTTTTTGTCCCACCAAGCAGGCGCCCCACTTCTGGTTCAAAAAGACAGGCAGCTTTCCCCGATGGATCCACAAGTTTGTTGATATACTGCAGCTGTCCGTCTGTTGTGGGAATGCATGGTTCGCTGATGAGTCGATTGTCAATCCCTGTGACTTGAAGATCGATAGCATGCAGTAAAAGCCTATCTCTGCTCACAGGCTCAATGGTATCAAGGTTGGTAAACACTACTTCTTGGTAAAACCTTTCCCAGTTCCATGTTCTGTTCTGTACAACCTTTTCCAGGCCTGCCTGTTTGAAGCTATTTTTCAGCCACAGTGGAAGAGGGACAACAATGTTGGGTGGTTTTAGATATTTCTTGCACAGTTGTGTGACAAGTTCACTGATGTCCTCATCCTCTTCAATGCTCTCATGTAGAAATATGGCAGTGTCCATTGAACACCAATGTTCTCCGTCACTAAAGAGCTCTGGACCCTTGTTGTTCTGGGCAATGGTGGAGTAAAACGCATCCACCAAAGGCTTGAAAGTttcactcactttctctctaTCAGGCCAGAAGGTGTGATAACAGTAATCTTCCAGTTGGTtgatttcagacattttcagtgTCAAAAGTGTCATGACATATGCATTCAATACAGGATCCTGTAGAAGGGCTTTGTTCCATTCATTTTTCACCCCACTCTCCCACAGACCTTTTCGGTTGCTAGTTACGGCAAATGTACCATTTACATTAACTGGAAGACCTGTGTGaatggaaagaggaaggaagcaAAATGCCTGTCCAACAAGATCTGTTTGTGATGAGGCCAGTTTCCCGGATTTTGGATTATTTTGCAAAGGCACAGCAACCCCCCCTATGGGCAAAGAAAACTTggctcctttgtttttttcaaggGCCATTTTTAAAGACGTATCTGTTCCAAAGCAGTTGTACAGGAGCCAGGACTGGACTTCAGTCACTCCAGACTGCTGACTGGTGATTTGTACAACACTGACTGTGGTGGAGTCAATGACCTCTTTACATTTCCCATCAAGCTTCAACAGTGATTTCTCAGCCTGATCCTGCTTCGACACAAAGCATTCATCAGGAATCCTCACTGCACTCACAACGGTTTTGGAGACAGTTAGAACAGCTTCTATTTCATCATCTCTTGGTGGAGTGGATGCATTGCTGGAGATCGTTTGTAGAGTTAATGCATTTACTTTCTTCAGGAAAAGCAGGTGAGTTTGTGAATTCTTAGTTAAGTGCTGTTGAAAATTGAGGATATTGGGTTTGTGATACACCATTGTGCTTATTTCTGATTGGAGAGCTTCTACTTCAGTTCGAAAAGGTAGTTTGATCAGTGTGCCTGAATAGGGTTCAGGAGGACTTTGTTTGCTGAAATTGCAGTCAAAAATGTGTTCATATGGTCCAAACTGACCAGGAAACCAACGGAAAAGTTGCTGATTAGAGAGATCAAGTTTGAGTCCAGGATTGGTTTTGTGCTTGATGTGCTTTTTTAGATGAGTTACATTTGGATCAAGAATGAGAAGACTGTTGCCACTCAGGATGGAGGGAACATCTGTCACATGATACACAGTATTGAATCCAAGTCCaaactttccaattttttccACTTTGGTTTCTTTTGAAGCAGCGCCAACTCGGACAATATTTTTCCAATCCTCAGCTGTGAACTGCTCATTATTAAATGCCCAAAGACAAGGTCCTTGACAAAGGGCCATGTCAGGGTCAATGAGACTTTCAGGGGGATCTTTGTGCACTCGGAAATCCACCAGGAATTTGCAGACCTCTGCTCCAGCATCTTCTGCATTCTGGATTAGCTC
Proteins encoded in this region:
- the si:dkeyp-118h9.7 gene encoding sacsin is translated as MCYLLCRALLPCCKHLFIPDDLSPACITHLNELARKDFYKVINIDADQVADYTRRFLPSDWKQTRTGLVTWNIGCSQHPPLKWLQQFWKFLNTHFKELSQFTEIPLIPISPLSVSQVVSLAQLQKSTTLIFQKTKNISLPDEIAQLLSKAGGTVVKGNEWLQHVDLDSYVLCPSPRSVMTVLVNLNPQNLIGELMTASHTAREELKDYLSRLDSFSRSENDLLSKLPLFQTMRGVCSAAHSKKAVLMTSGLTVPTELPMPDSVVQCATEADRRLLQLLNISLLDTAEAVLLLVACIEKRSCSKDDTEKIMTWILQNGNILFSQNKTLRERCKDLSFIEVNGQRKKASNFLDPRITSFSVIFDSNLFPPHLYTHTPQMLQSLTDLGLLNKKADLSSQHLLNAATLIDKMHVSSPTEAEKRAQVLLKLLDGNKLLSKFSDKELQSFKKLKWIPCNQPGYDKSQNIGFFCPNEVRHSDFKDIVGHVMPLLGNVTDRVSNKLGLKCRPPPEKVMDNLSVLTSKVQKMVDPDRDVDFKRELHSIYRHMQEDISEFATMINGDTRWLWSHNQFVSPKDLVLDYPPNLDLSSYIGKVPDEFLSYKKLLKESGLRTLISDEEIIGILHSIQQNIEGRQQPYASSSEVEVSIEILNWLWREKKAVKDDIPVPVMLEGEQYTLQPGSTAVFCDVSKNGLKDLKCSQEEIQVVHEEITKATAEWLNIQFLSTFILNPELVGIEQCGQSEPITTRIKNILKEYDEESDVFKELIQNAEDAGAEVCKFLVDFRVHKDPPESLIDPDMALCQGPCLWAFNNEQFTAEDWKNIVRVGAASKETKVEKIGKFGLGFNTVYHVTDVPSILSGNSLLILDPNVTHLKKHIKHKTNPGLKLDLSNQQLFRWFPGQFGPYEHIFDCNFSKQSPPEPYSGTLIKLPFRTEVEALQSEISTMVYHKPNILNFQQHLTKNSQTHLLFLKKVNALTLQTISSNASTPPRDDEIEAVLTVSKTVVSAVRIPDECFVSKQDQAEKSLLKLDGKCKEVIDSTTVSVVQITSQQSGVTEVQSWLLYNCFGTDTSLKMALEKNKGAKFSLPIGGVAVPLQNNPKSGKLASSQTDLVGQAFCFLPLSIHTGLPVNVNGTFAVTSNRKGLWESGVKNEWNKALLQDPVLNAYVMTLLTLKMSEINQLEDYCYHTFWPDREKVSETFKPLVDAFYSTIAQNNKGPELFSDGEHWCSMDTAIFLHESIEEDEDISELVTQLCKKYLKPPNIVVPLPLWLKNSFKQAGLEKVVQNRTWNWERFYQEVVFTNLDTIEPVSRDRLLLHAIDLQVTGIDNRLISEPCIPTTDGQLQYINKLVDPSGKAACLFEPEVGRLLGGTKNDFCSPKRMKRLLELGMASDDLPLEEITEKAGTIPQTWSTDREKAYERLRCLLSLMEHHMNEEDSPQWVTLRKTEFLPAFSPGDTMKGNATLRRPTDVFSDKCRLLVDMTQPVLDRTNLKIDSTDPVLQILGVHDSPSPEIVLQQLEEMSKQSQSIDQPMLHERAHECYNFLNQGLGEPENSTVISQRANSFPFILVGSTFINVNCVAENEQFEAKPYLHVLPPGFRSFTNLWKCVGVEEKYTISQFETVLQNLHCQHGNKPLPKSDLSMCLTILNKGIFEAKEKATVDCLIPNVHGVLQPANELFYDDSPWMPVATGVTLSHKNIARAMAQHFGITTTRHHTLKSYENDISPYAFPFEQHEDLTVRIKNIISAYPSKKDILKELIQNADDAEATEIHFVWDKRQHGKEKTFGKKWNDLQGPALCVFNNKVFSDADLAGIQHLGEGGKQNTPGKTGKYGVGFNSVYHLTDCPSILTGDKSLLIFDPNQKYIESSSDKPPPGIGFNLADEFKNMIMDVYKSFLPDDFSLKDGTMFRLPLRIGTMANSSNISKQGVTDDDMRELCSALSEDPEGLIIFLKNICKIKVHEINPSGKLKTLYVVEKHLHQKSREEKDAFVKLQQEALQSDEVASPHNTIYETTISTSSKRQSKWIVAEQFGSFKNSDGRETISEKLPQAAIAACVSPKDESKAPGCLDFKGEAFCSLPLPGTTGLPVHINANFEVDSSRRNLWKEDGQSQKSEWNELLKQSVIAPLYADLLHYISQNIAKTKVLYRSLCLLFNHSYLFFWPTVSKDVDQNWHEMIHEVYRSIKEKGLNVIPVMRRSTHVLAGHTFIEYSFDWCDIRETEATKALYLTHSGDEEMNLILEDLGMKLVPFTTKMQEVWKSFKSAGIELKDVNPSTVRTFLKEKPLHDPKQTDEALPLPLTSTLISDDKRCSKLLGFCLKDLLLPKVPKDDDSLLNGLPLLLTRDKVLRVFNSNSPKLISPYNILFFDYMDQFADYTTNRYHMTVLQRFNLVKSLTVPLAAKYLKPLIQLHLDSCAVDPDSGLHVPNQTMLVWLNSLWTFLASQITTASGDEQSLTFSDVRQLFSECTILPVVCPRLNNKCFLKTMKDMQSVIQFAPERSDILFKLGFMKLNNTFFKDTHIDQQIHFLLSSELMDVNDASCVLDQLFNIDPSEFSQLSSDEKSELQSFLHSGVAKAKDTQDYQRKLRSLPLFETIFGERVRIDGHKEVFILKSEQLGKFPDLVLLHNSNTIFLKNYHLSQSLNIKILTDMEFLIKFILPVVNTLEEKLALQCFQLLLSLQHDDNYSEYKDKIISSMKTVKLIRNSQDSLETASYFFDDSIELYMKMLPQERFVPERFWSEIDERNPLTKIQVKVLLIELGMKHVLSNDEIIYFAHQLESEAKNNFPLQELKDKSSLLFTEALTKVSEKENNEKLLERIADIKFIFPVTIQKELCDYHQPFVAEGSAVTIRGSLMEIDPKHQQLIWSSMPIIHLQVYQSPELLRVMKNSGAHSQPPPQYVTSNMSNICQSPCQTDKLIKTRAMVFRSSYAFLQTNTFDSRPLAGLPIVLVEKDKELVKTEDTSLFFRFHKEFRPYLYKIPVIDTIYKDFFKKLGVKEKPTAVEYSNVLEAIYNDSCDKPYLNPNQLITVKRAVQNIFQLIKDEGHKSLVKDVKSLYLPAVDGKLYPSCKLYYNDTTFETERLEEALEGEVLLLGKLSECHLGEDTYEHHRLVKLLPPNLQPKMLTHVIKEKVVESQLERCEFETYCEFSGWFEQHLSSYAFRHGLICLIRAGSQGEIKLNDAADMCEKIFGRIQIVCCKNLETKLWLKEQPLEKTATESGVFVTRDQQGCTFYLKHNDDMSAKVKGEVNMTLTEEINALLGNRIEPVHHLVLGHLLLCDSLQDVQKTLAKNKIKDSTETKSLLFTPPAPGTEVPKEWHDSLDMHILNNFEEGEYVGYSTNDKYIYAVIVEELPGNSGQLSRRYKVDIGEEEPIEVSCLDIYQIKREKKSKPGRTCKSGSGMELEPLVGAVPPRSLSSSTRSLPASVDEAKREIDQCLAEIWTLPAEERHKAIKRLYLRWHPDKNPDDQFLANEAFKYLMSRVEELSTGKGKSGGASFSRGHQDFRDFYQQWDQEARYHRSNRAGFSGGGFWTNNGNVPQPNKKEAQRWCRQARCDLNAANKDTGGGSTEWCLFKVHQAVEKSLTAAEYKKHGRPVSGSSISALAKQVSGYNPQLTNLPQTVQNLKILGVDAKKTQYPNCHRYPHIPNGQFKSENEMQALEKALELLNAVEAYVN